A window of the Leucothrix mucor DSM 2157 genome harbors these coding sequences:
- a CDS encoding electron transport complex subunit E encodes MSELSYKKIIQDGLWHNNAGLVQLLGLCPLLAVTNNAVNGLGLGLATLVTLVISNVSVSFSRHWVSREIRIPFYVMVIAANVTVVDLLMNAYLHNLHNVLGIFIPLIVTNCAIIARAEAFASKNAMLPSFVDGLMMGLGFLAVLVLLGGMREVIGSGTLFADASVMFGESARGLTLQLFDKDYPGFLLAVLPPGAFLGLGLIIAIKNMIDAHLEKGRAAKRLEEKQAAEAASRVIGGVPQSE; translated from the coding sequence ATGAGTGAGCTGAGTTACAAAAAAATTATTCAGGACGGTTTGTGGCATAACAACGCCGGTCTGGTGCAATTACTGGGTTTATGCCCGCTATTAGCTGTCACCAACAACGCGGTGAATGGCTTAGGGCTAGGGCTGGCAACGCTGGTGACCTTGGTGATTTCCAATGTCTCGGTGTCGTTTAGCCGGCATTGGGTCAGCCGTGAAATCCGCATTCCGTTTTACGTAATGGTAATCGCTGCCAATGTGACGGTGGTGGACTTGCTGATGAATGCCTACCTGCATAATTTGCACAATGTACTGGGCATCTTCATTCCGTTGATTGTAACCAACTGCGCGATCATTGCCCGCGCTGAAGCCTTCGCTTCTAAAAACGCCATGTTGCCATCGTTTGTGGATGGCTTGATGATGGGCTTAGGTTTCTTAGCCGTACTGGTATTGCTGGGCGGAATGCGGGAAGTGATCGGCAGCGGCACCTTATTTGCCGATGCTTCGGTGATGTTTGGCGAGTCCGCACGCGGCTTGACCTTGCAGCTATTTGATAAAGATTATCCCGGCTTCTTGCTGGCAGTATTGCCACCCGGTGCCTTTCTGGGCTTGGGGCTGATTATCGCCATTAAAAACATGATCGATGCGCATTTAGAAAAAGGGCGCGCGGCAAAACGCTTGGAAGAAAAACAAGCGGCAGAAGCGGCGAGCCGCGTGATCGGAGGCGTGCCACAAAGTGAATAA
- the nth gene encoding endonuclease III, with protein sequence MNKEKRYEIFRRWREANPHPTTELNFANPFELLVAVTLSAQSTDKGVNKATDKLFKVANTPQAILDLGLEGLRDYIKTIGLYNNKAKNVYATCEILVEKHGGEVPDDREALEALPGVGRKTANVVLNTAFGHPTMAVDTHIFRLANRTGIAKGKNVVEVEKGLLRHIPKEFMVDAHHWLILHGRYICVARKPRCAACLISDLCDFKEKEL encoded by the coding sequence GTGAATAAAGAAAAGCGCTATGAAATCTTCCGACGCTGGCGAGAAGCCAATCCGCACCCGACCACTGAGCTGAACTTTGCCAACCCGTTTGAGCTGTTGGTGGCGGTCACCTTATCCGCGCAATCCACTGATAAGGGCGTGAATAAAGCCACCGACAAACTGTTTAAAGTCGCCAATACGCCGCAAGCCATTTTAGATCTCGGGCTGGAAGGCCTGCGCGATTACATCAAAACCATCGGCCTGTATAACAACAAAGCCAAGAATGTGTACGCAACCTGCGAGATTTTGGTGGAGAAGCATGGTGGCGAAGTGCCGGATGATCGTGAAGCGTTGGAAGCCTTACCGGGCGTTGGGCGCAAGACGGCAAATGTAGTGCTGAATACGGCCTTTGGCCATCCTACAATGGCGGTAGACACGCATATATTCCGGCTGGCTAATCGTACGGGGATTGCTAAAGGTAAGAATGTGGTGGAAGTCGAGAAGGGCTTGCTGCGACATATCCCTAAAGAGTTTATGGTCGATGCGCATCATTGGTTGATCTTGCATGGGCGGTATATTTGTGTGGCTAGGAAGCCTAGGTGTGCTGCGTGTTTGATTAGTGATTTGTGTGATTTTAAAGAGAAAGAGCTTTAG
- a CDS encoding DUF2971 domain-containing protein: MKLYRYRSANINTFSEILNRCAWHSRLDKLNDPFEGIYVNRSNLTDIDNLIEQLKVCCFSTDHENLLLWAHYSDNHEGVCLEYDLTDDEFRGQFFKVKYSNHQPVLNDIKYFPKGHPSEGFLHININDKSASVFLTKSLDWEYEQEWRKFRISDNNAVGEIAEVPGRLSAVYFGLRASKATKQIIHKLLPKPIDIDLWESSLEAGSYKLTFSKYSID, encoded by the coding sequence TTGAAGTTATACAGATATAGGTCTGCTAACATTAATACGTTTTCTGAGATTTTAAATCGTTGTGCTTGGCACTCACGGTTAGATAAGTTAAATGACCCTTTCGAAGGTATATATGTCAATCGCTCAAATCTAACCGATATTGATAACCTAATAGAACAACTAAAAGTATGTTGCTTTAGTACAGACCACGAAAACCTCCTGCTTTGGGCTCACTACTCAGATAATCATGAAGGTGTTTGTTTAGAGTATGATTTGACCGACGATGAGTTTAGGGGGCAGTTCTTTAAGGTCAAATATAGTAACCATCAACCAGTTTTAAATGATATTAAGTATTTCCCCAAGGGACACCCCTCAGAAGGTTTTTTACATATCAATATTAATGATAAAAGTGCCAGTGTTTTTTTAACAAAAAGTTTGGACTGGGAGTATGAGCAAGAATGGAGAAAGTTCAGAATATCTGACAACAACGCTGTAGGTGAGATCGCAGAAGTTCCTGGTCGATTAAGTGCCGTGTATTTTGGTCTAAGGGCATCTAAGGCTACAAAGCAAATTATACATAAGCTATTGCCAAAACCTATAGACATTGATTTGTGGGAGTCATCTCTGGAAGCGGGCAGTTACAAACTAACTTTTAGTAAGTACTCGATTGACTAA
- a CDS encoding type II toxin-antitoxin system YoeB family toxin, producing MDDTNRLFYAVNDTHLTIIFCRYHY from the coding sequence ATCGATGATACCAATCGATTGTTCTACGCCGTTAATGACACACATTTGACGATAATTTTCTGTCGTTATCATTACTAG
- a CDS encoding 2-dehydro-3-deoxy-6-phosphogalactonate aldolase, producing MTLKLIAILRGIKPNEAESITAALVDSGITWIEVPLNSPNALKSIEVMANRFGDQVNIGAGTVVKLADVSQVKRAGGSFVVSPNCNEAIIRETKALEMQSYPGVLTPTECFSALDWGADGLKLFPASALGYSGVSAIRAVLPDTIELFAVGGVASDNLQHWCDAGIDGFGIGGSLYKPGSTAEEVSQRAQELVSVYQQMKSR from the coding sequence ATGACCCTAAAATTAATCGCTATATTACGTGGTATAAAACCTAATGAAGCCGAAAGCATCACAGCCGCTTTGGTTGATAGTGGTATCACGTGGATCGAGGTGCCATTAAATTCTCCAAATGCACTTAAATCGATTGAAGTGATGGCTAACCGGTTTGGCGATCAGGTAAATATCGGTGCCGGAACCGTTGTAAAGCTGGCGGATGTATCGCAAGTAAAGCGTGCCGGTGGCTCTTTTGTCGTATCGCCAAATTGTAATGAAGCGATTATCAGGGAAACCAAAGCGCTTGAAATGCAGTCGTACCCCGGCGTACTCACGCCAACAGAATGCTTTTCGGCTCTGGACTGGGGAGCTGATGGACTTAAGCTTTTTCCTGCCTCTGCACTTGGCTACTCTGGTGTGTCTGCCATTCGAGCAGTTTTGCCCGATACAATCGAGCTATTTGCAGTCGGTGGAGTCGCCTCCGATAATTTACAACACTGGTGTGATGCGGGTATTGATGGCTTTGGTATTGGTGGCTCTTTGTATAAGCCGGGGAGTACAGCCGAAGAGGTTTCACAAAGAGCGCAGGAGCTGGTTAGTGTTTATCAGCAAATGAAATCAAGGTAG
- a CDS encoding 2-dehydro-3-deoxygalactonokinase, translated as MITWIAVDWGTTHLRAYAMSEDNQVIDEASSSNGMGVLTPDAFEPALMELIQSWLPEARIIPVLACGMVGARQGWAEAPYRSAPCEPFSIQHSIQVDTHNARIKVHILPGISQAEPADVMRGEETQIAGLIAIESDAFSAVCLPGTHSKWVSLKDGTVDHFTTSMTGEMFSLLSEQSILRHSTSKGGWNDNAFLEGAKSGIEHPENLISNCFRLRARYLLNDFPPEMARSHLSGLLIGAELSGSKRYWQSQRVAIIGDPFLTTLYANALALLDVDSKTYDPKAMTLAGLIKAYQSLSDSQGN; from the coding sequence ATGATTACATGGATTGCAGTTGATTGGGGTACGACACATTTACGTGCCTACGCAATGAGTGAAGATAATCAGGTGATCGATGAAGCCAGCTCAAGCAACGGCATGGGAGTGCTCACACCGGATGCATTTGAACCCGCTTTAATGGAGCTTATCCAAAGCTGGCTGCCGGAAGCTCGCATTATTCCAGTGCTAGCCTGCGGGATGGTCGGAGCACGTCAGGGGTGGGCTGAAGCACCTTATCGTTCAGCTCCTTGTGAACCTTTTTCAATACAACATAGCATTCAGGTCGACACCCACAATGCACGCATCAAGGTTCATATTTTGCCGGGTATTAGTCAGGCTGAACCCGCTGACGTTATGCGTGGAGAGGAAACCCAAATTGCAGGATTGATAGCTATCGAGTCAGATGCTTTTAGCGCTGTGTGCCTGCCTGGTACGCATAGCAAGTGGGTATCACTGAAAGATGGAACGGTTGACCATTTCACCACGAGCATGACGGGAGAAATGTTTTCCCTGCTATCTGAACAGTCTATCTTGCGCCACAGCACATCTAAAGGCGGTTGGAATGACAATGCATTTTTAGAAGGCGCAAAGTCTGGCATAGAGCACCCTGAAAACTTGATATCCAATTGCTTCAGATTAAGGGCTCGCTACTTACTCAATGACTTCCCTCCCGAGATGGCCCGCTCTCATTTATCTGGCTTATTGATTGGCGCTGAACTCTCCGGCTCTAAGCGCTATTGGCAATCACAACGGGTCGCCATTATAGGTGACCCGTTTCTGACAACACTTTATGCCAATGCATTAGCGTTGTTGGATGTTGATTCAAAAACTTACGACCCGAAGGCAATGACACTAGCAGGCCTGATTAAAGCGTACCAAAGCCTTTCTGATTCTCAAGGAAATTAA
- a CDS encoding mandelate racemase/muconate lactonizing enzyme family protein, with protein sequence MKITSIKSHILQYDLPKELGYSQQYYAKRSTHLVEITTDEGLTGWGECFGPGNVAIANKTIVEQVIQPMILGKDPLDREAIWHHVYNLLRDHGQKGMPLQALSGVDIALWDLFGKIANLPLSKLVGGHFRDKVPVYGYGMMLCREDTNSHVARFKDEAAAIKDAGFAATKMKVGLGVKDDIRLAEAVREAVGDDFPFMVDANHCYTTSDALHVGYALDELNAYWFEEPIAPEDYEGYRELRNKLKTNIAGGEAEFTRWGWRHLLEGRCVDIAQPEVCAVGGISEYLKVLALAHAHFTPVVNHVWGSAVAIATNLHLLAAMPPMPGGLFPREPMLEFDTTHNLFRDELLLEPLNIQAQVATNSGYVSIPDGPGLGVEPDRDFIKKFRIN encoded by the coding sequence ATGAAAATCACATCCATTAAAAGCCATATATTGCAATACGACTTACCCAAAGAACTGGGATATTCCCAACAATATTACGCGAAACGTTCAACGCATCTCGTTGAGATAACAACCGATGAAGGTCTAACCGGCTGGGGTGAATGTTTTGGTCCGGGCAATGTGGCAATTGCAAATAAAACCATCGTCGAGCAAGTTATTCAACCCATGATTCTTGGCAAAGACCCCCTCGATCGGGAAGCCATCTGGCATCACGTCTATAACCTACTACGCGATCATGGCCAGAAAGGTATGCCACTTCAGGCATTGTCTGGCGTTGATATAGCGCTCTGGGATCTATTTGGGAAAATAGCCAATCTGCCACTGTCTAAACTGGTTGGTGGACACTTTAGGGACAAGGTGCCGGTTTATGGTTACGGCATGATGCTATGTCGGGAAGATACCAATTCACATGTCGCCCGCTTTAAAGATGAGGCTGCCGCGATTAAAGACGCGGGATTTGCCGCGACCAAAATGAAGGTCGGACTTGGTGTGAAAGATGATATCCGCCTCGCCGAAGCAGTCCGTGAGGCGGTTGGTGATGACTTCCCTTTTATGGTCGATGCTAACCACTGCTATACCACCAGTGATGCCCTGCACGTCGGTTATGCACTTGATGAGCTGAATGCTTATTGGTTCGAAGAGCCAATCGCACCTGAAGATTACGAGGGTTACCGCGAATTACGTAACAAGCTAAAAACTAACATTGCTGGCGGTGAAGCTGAGTTTACTCGCTGGGGCTGGCGTCATTTACTAGAAGGTCGTTGCGTCGATATCGCTCAACCTGAAGTCTGCGCGGTGGGCGGAATATCGGAGTACCTAAAAGTGCTGGCTTTAGCACACGCACATTTTACCCCAGTGGTTAATCACGTTTGGGGCTCGGCAGTTGCTATCGCCACAAATCTACACCTACTGGCAGCAATGCCACCGATGCCGGGAGGTTTATTCCCACGCGAGCCGATGTTGGAATTTGATACCACACACAATCTGTTTAGAGACGAGCTTTTACTAGAGCCACTCAATATTCAAGCACAAGTCGCCACCAATTCAGGGTATGTAAGCATTCCCGACGGTCCAGGCTTAGGTGTTGAACCTGATCGAGATTTTATCAAAAAATTCCGCATTAATTAA
- a CDS encoding NAD-dependent succinate-semialdehyde dehydrogenase: MSFSKKMYIAGELVDGTGTIDVFNPANDEKVATVPSAGIADADRALKAASDALPSWSRTSIAERQQWMSKLRDAVIENEEHLRDCIHHEMGKPWASTQEDFDSLKNSLAFYAEEIARVQDTILPDRTGTHTHRLVHESTGVALAFIAWNFPLLNLAFKIGPAMAAGCPIIIRPSELTPISAYAVGELCHQIGLPAGVVQILSTDGYDVADHLSASPIPSLITLIGSTNTGKHIMRTGSSTIKRYSMELGGNAPMLIFPDADTDLAADIACGVKFSNAGQICVSPNRVFVHRKVLDEVTDKIVARAAATKVGWDKHADILTGPVVDGRAWLRLKGLIDGAVTEGAKCLIGGDRPTELKQGHFLAPTVLTDVTESMALYRQENFGPILSIIPFDDDTDLKRMANDCGEGGLTAYVFTRNLDLAEQWAADLRYGEIQINGVKYDIDLPHGGIGQSGIGHDCSTLALHDYLILKRISRGLNKS, encoded by the coding sequence ATGAGTTTTTCTAAGAAAATGTACATCGCCGGAGAGTTGGTTGACGGTACGGGCACGATTGACGTATTCAACCCAGCCAATGACGAAAAGGTTGCTACCGTTCCCTCAGCTGGGATAGCAGATGCAGACCGCGCACTAAAAGCAGCAAGCGATGCTTTGCCAAGCTGGTCACGCACTAGTATTGCAGAGCGGCAACAGTGGATGAGCAAATTACGCGATGCCGTTATCGAAAACGAAGAGCATCTACGCGACTGTATCCACCATGAGATGGGGAAACCTTGGGCAAGCACGCAGGAGGATTTCGACAGTCTCAAGAATTCTTTAGCATTTTATGCCGAGGAAATCGCCCGAGTCCAAGACACGATACTTCCTGACCGTACCGGTACGCACACGCATCGCTTGGTACATGAATCAACCGGAGTCGCACTGGCTTTTATTGCCTGGAATTTCCCGCTGCTCAATCTTGCTTTCAAAATTGGCCCGGCAATGGCAGCAGGCTGTCCTATCATCATCAGGCCATCCGAATTGACACCTATTTCTGCCTATGCGGTGGGAGAACTTTGCCACCAGATCGGTTTACCAGCGGGCGTGGTTCAGATTCTTTCTACTGATGGCTATGATGTCGCGGATCACCTGTCTGCCTCACCTATTCCATCACTGATCACCTTGATTGGATCAACCAATACCGGCAAGCACATCATGCGAACGGGCTCTAGCACCATTAAGCGCTACTCCATGGAGCTTGGTGGCAATGCACCGATGCTTATCTTCCCCGACGCCGATACGGATTTGGCTGCGGATATTGCCTGCGGCGTCAAGTTCAGCAATGCGGGGCAGATTTGTGTTTCTCCCAATCGCGTGTTTGTTCATCGTAAAGTACTCGATGAAGTCACCGACAAGATCGTCGCCAGAGCAGCAGCGACTAAGGTCGGCTGGGACAAACATGCTGACATCCTGACTGGCCCCGTGGTTGATGGCCGTGCCTGGCTTCGGCTCAAAGGGCTCATCGATGGCGCTGTAACAGAAGGTGCAAAGTGCCTCATCGGAGGAGATCGCCCTACCGAACTAAAACAAGGACACTTTTTAGCGCCAACAGTACTGACCGATGTCACGGAAAGCATGGCTCTGTACCGACAAGAGAACTTTGGCCCTATCCTCAGCATTATCCCCTTTGACGACGATACCGACCTTAAGCGTATGGCCAATGACTGTGGCGAAGGCGGCTTAACGGCTTACGTCTTTACCCGTAATCTCGACTTAGCTGAGCAGTGGGCTGCAGACTTGCGGTACGGAGAGATACAAATCAACGGTGTTAAATATGATATCGATTTACCGCATGGTGGAATCGGTCAATCGGGCATTGGCCATGACTGCTCAACCCTTGCCTTACACGACTACCTTATCCTGAAACGCATCAGCCGAGGTTTGAATAAATCCTAA
- a CDS encoding mandelate racemase/muconate lactonizing enzyme family protein: MSGNHTKTYQTQAEELPPLKQSRSAEITSIEAIPAKVGLRNQLVIRIETRDGLVGWGESGLSTRENAVVAMVDHFTTFLIGQDSRQIGRIWQECYRSQYFEGGRVITAAISAIDIALYDLLGKRLGVPVYQLLGGKQRDVIPTFASFMADNIEQTLNDTRTLIEAGWDCVRIYPSGFDNTVFNPRSTLAGTAQHLIAMREEFGHNLCIGIDLHHRYTPAEIASFSNMMPAGTLDFLEEPIRSESPEAYAALRKLTNIPFAVGEEFSSKWQAAPFIEQGLTQYMRFDISNVGGFTEAMKVAGWSEQHYIDLMPHNPLGPICTAASVHMSAAVPNLSWLETRQSPVENLGFHDKSIFPVQLELEGAVYVVPDSPGLGIEVDEDALRASIPTPAECPHLVRPDGSVTNW, from the coding sequence GTGTCAGGAAATCATACTAAAACTTACCAAACTCAAGCAGAGGAGCTACCGCCGCTGAAGCAATCGCGATCCGCTGAAATCACTTCTATTGAAGCCATCCCAGCTAAAGTCGGTCTTCGTAACCAGCTAGTGATTCGTATTGAAACCAGAGACGGTCTTGTCGGATGGGGAGAGTCCGGGCTCTCGACCAGAGAAAATGCAGTGGTTGCTATGGTCGATCATTTCACTACATTTCTTATCGGACAGGATTCACGACAAATCGGCCGTATATGGCAAGAGTGCTACCGGAGTCAGTACTTTGAAGGTGGACGCGTCATTACCGCCGCGATATCCGCAATCGACATCGCGTTATATGACCTACTTGGTAAACGCTTAGGCGTGCCGGTTTACCAGCTTTTGGGCGGTAAACAGAGAGATGTCATCCCTACCTTTGCCAGCTTCATGGCTGACAACATCGAACAGACACTGAACGACACCAGAACGCTCATTGAGGCAGGTTGGGATTGCGTTCGTATCTACCCCAGTGGCTTTGATAATACCGTTTTCAACCCTCGCTCAACGCTTGCCGGTACCGCCCAACATCTGATTGCCATGCGTGAAGAGTTTGGACACAACCTTTGTATCGGTATCGATCTACATCACCGTTACACGCCTGCTGAGATCGCAAGCTTTTCCAATATGATGCCCGCGGGAACGCTGGATTTTCTTGAGGAACCCATTCGATCTGAAAGCCCTGAAGCTTATGCTGCCCTTAGAAAACTAACAAATATTCCGTTTGCAGTTGGTGAGGAGTTCTCCTCGAAGTGGCAGGCTGCTCCGTTTATAGAGCAGGGACTCACCCAATACATGCGGTTTGATATATCGAATGTTGGAGGCTTCACCGAAGCCATGAAGGTAGCCGGCTGGAGTGAACAGCACTACATTGACTTGATGCCCCATAATCCACTCGGTCCTATTTGTACAGCAGCTAGCGTACATATGTCTGCTGCGGTCCCCAACCTATCCTGGTTGGAGACAAGGCAGTCCCCCGTTGAAAACCTTGGCTTTCATGATAAGAGTATTTTCCCGGTACAGCTTGAGCTGGAAGGCGCTGTTTATGTTGTACCTGACTCTCCGGGACTTGGGATTGAGGTTGATGAAGATGCTTTGCGCGCTTCCATTCCGACACCTGCTGAATGCCCTCACCTCGTCAGGCCAGATGGCTCAGTGACTAACTGGTAA
- a CDS encoding sulfatase-like hydrolase/transferase: MNTRKNMLLFVTDQWRWDTLNLPGHPAKLPNLHAFASEATQFTNAFTTVPLCTPARGSLFTGKLPHQHGSTDNVQGKSFYPFGKLHPSQVTYLERLAAEGYDVAFIGKWHLGDGTVIERGISDVTLSDGGEVPLMDTADVTFDGPRKSPYYGTIVEGKTLDDQRVDKAIEKLAGLAASERPFCLVVCLHGPHFPHHVPKEFVDLYDDLPEDYVPENWCEQFSESGKPLAQSAFYWPCQDTSHMSQQDWRRTAQHYWGFCSHIDSMFGRLRNAMTTYGLDDNTVLTFTADHGEMLGSHGWFDKGPFFYEEVMRIPMLVRDPGNSHGESCETYVNLRDLFPTVIERAGGVDMLDDDELGRSYWKSDANYAFYVYDAYQGRQFRFRGIRGERYKYAWSPHDIEELYDLEADPGERVNRAGDPELRAIQSDLKARLFQWMEAEGDWLAGPGHHQPVGSYIDGRDRSEQHVHPA; this comes from the coding sequence ATGAATACCCGCAAAAACATGCTGCTCTTTGTTACGGATCAATGGCGATGGGATACGCTTAATCTTCCGGGCCATCCGGCAAAGCTGCCAAACCTGCACGCTTTTGCCAGTGAAGCGACACAATTCACTAACGCATTTACCACTGTGCCGTTGTGTACTCCAGCACGTGGAAGCCTGTTTACGGGTAAGCTTCCTCACCAACATGGCTCTACAGATAATGTTCAAGGCAAGTCTTTTTACCCTTTTGGAAAACTACACCCTTCTCAGGTCACTTACCTTGAGCGGTTGGCTGCTGAAGGTTATGACGTTGCCTTTATTGGTAAATGGCACCTTGGTGATGGGACGGTAATCGAAAGAGGAATTAGCGATGTGACGCTGAGTGATGGGGGAGAGGTTCCTTTAATGGATACTGCCGATGTTACGTTTGATGGGCCCAGAAAGTCGCCTTATTACGGCACCATTGTCGAAGGTAAAACCTTAGATGATCAACGGGTCGATAAGGCGATTGAAAAACTAGCGGGGCTCGCTGCCTCCGAGCGTCCCTTTTGCCTGGTCGTCTGCTTGCACGGTCCACACTTTCCGCATCATGTGCCCAAGGAGTTTGTGGATCTCTACGATGATCTTCCCGAAGATTATGTGCCGGAGAATTGGTGCGAGCAGTTTTCAGAAAGCGGCAAACCACTTGCGCAAAGTGCCTTTTATTGGCCATGTCAGGACACCTCCCACATGAGCCAACAGGACTGGCGACGCACTGCACAGCATTATTGGGGGTTCTGTTCGCATATTGACAGTATGTTTGGTCGTTTGAGAAACGCTATGACCACTTACGGGCTCGATGATAATACGGTGTTAACTTTCACGGCTGATCATGGAGAAATGCTGGGTTCTCACGGCTGGTTCGATAAGGGGCCATTCTTCTACGAAGAGGTGATGCGTATTCCAATGTTAGTGCGTGATCCTGGCAATAGTCACGGTGAGTCTTGTGAGACTTATGTCAACCTTCGCGATCTCTTTCCAACGGTTATAGAGCGAGCTGGCGGGGTGGATATGCTGGATGATGACGAGTTGGGGCGAAGCTATTGGAAGTCCGACGCAAACTATGCTTTCTATGTTTATGATGCTTACCAAGGGCGACAATTTCGTTTTAGAGGCATACGAGGAGAGCGCTATAAATATGCTTGGAGTCCACACGATATTGAGGAGCTGTATGACCTTGAAGCGGATCCGGGGGAACGTGTAAATCGTGCGGGTGATCCTGAGCTTAGAGCGATACAGAGCGATTTAAAGGCGCGACTTTTCCAATGGATGGAAGCGGAAGGCGATTGGCTGGCTGGCCCTGGTCATCATCAGCCGGTCGGTAGTTATATTGATGGTCGCGACCGCAGCGAGCAACATGTCCACCCAGCCTGA
- a CDS encoding GntR family transcriptional regulator — translation MNINNPVSPSGSIYERIRHDILSDALEANVRLKISELARRYETSTNPVREALQQLRGEGLVLFTQNQGARVRPIDTDYVRDVAEVGYQLEPYLMRLFIETASTEDIDALEAIQDEIEALNFKDARQHTKLNHAFHEFMYERHYNQVAFGLWKQHREIIGSISARIPIALGRQEAILKEHRKLIEAIRSQDVELALKVLREHIGDAGSHLADQLKIKQARASRT, via the coding sequence ATGAATATTAATAATCCCGTTTCCCCATCAGGCTCGATCTACGAGCGTATCAGACATGACATTTTGTCCGATGCTCTCGAAGCCAATGTACGCCTAAAAATTTCCGAACTGGCCAGACGATATGAAACCTCAACCAATCCGGTACGCGAGGCATTGCAGCAGCTGCGTGGTGAAGGGCTGGTTTTATTCACGCAAAACCAAGGTGCGCGGGTTCGCCCCATAGACACGGATTATGTGCGCGATGTCGCAGAAGTTGGTTATCAATTAGAGCCCTACTTGATGCGCTTGTTTATCGAAACGGCAAGCACTGAAGATATCGATGCCCTCGAAGCGATACAGGATGAAATCGAGGCACTAAACTTTAAAGATGCTCGTCAACACACCAAACTAAACCATGCCTTCCACGAATTTATGTATGAGCGGCATTACAACCAAGTTGCGTTTGGACTATGGAAGCAGCATCGTGAAATCATTGGTTCAATTAGTGCCCGTATTCCGATTGCACTTGGACGACAGGAAGCAATCTTAAAAGAGCATCGGAAACTAATAGAGGCTATACGTTCACAGGACGTGGAGCTCGCGCTTAAAGTATTAAGAGAACATATCGGCGATGCTGGAAGTCACCTTGCAGATCAACTAAAAATTAAGCAAGCACGAGCGTCCCGAACATAG
- a CDS encoding SMP-30/gluconolactonase/LRE family protein codes for MKKPVCVDTAKAGCGEGLVWDVRRACLWWVDISGEVLHRFDPSTGQGTRIKMPYLISAVALHHDGRLIIATAEGLGIVDESNGVIKIIMHPERYLSGNRLNDIVAAPDGNLWAGTMSEGAKAATGALYRIGLGGVDKMMENTTISNGMDWSPDGTKLYFIDSVPGVLYVFSDNEWRVLFRFDETVGRPDGLCVDSAGMLWVAICDRGQVIGMTPDGKITEQIELPCEIVTNCAFGGSDLKTLYVTTGTFSMSEAEKLENPLAGGLFAVEMGVAGKAAYFLEWPAS; via the coding sequence ATGAAAAAACCAGTGTGTGTCGATACTGCTAAAGCGGGTTGTGGAGAAGGGCTAGTTTGGGATGTAAGACGTGCTTGTCTTTGGTGGGTCGATATTTCAGGAGAGGTTTTGCACCGATTTGATCCGTCAACGGGACAAGGAACTCGGATTAAAATGCCATACCTGATCAGTGCCGTGGCGCTGCATCATGACGGTCGCTTGATCATCGCAACGGCCGAGGGGCTTGGGATTGTTGATGAGAGCAACGGAGTCATTAAGATCATCATGCATCCCGAACGTTATCTTTCTGGCAACCGTCTGAATGATATCGTTGCAGCTCCAGATGGTAACCTATGGGCAGGAACCATGTCTGAAGGTGCTAAAGCGGCCACTGGAGCCTTGTATCGTATCGGTTTGGGAGGCGTCGATAAGATGATGGAAAATACCACCATTTCAAACGGCATGGACTGGAGCCCTGATGGCACTAAGCTGTATTTCATCGACAGCGTGCCGGGCGTCCTTTATGTCTTTTCCGATAATGAATGGCGGGTTTTATTTCGCTTTGATGAAACAGTTGGTCGGCCTGATGGCTTATGTGTTGATTCTGCGGGAATGCTCTGGGTTGCCATTTGTGATAGGGGGCAGGTTATTGGAATGACGCCTGATGGAAAGATTACCGAGCAGATTGAGCTTCCGTGTGAGATCGTGACCAATTGTGCTTTTGGTGGATCTGATCTTAAAACGCTTTATGTAACAACTGGGACATTCAGTATGAGCGAGGCTGAGAAGCTTGAAAACCCATTGGCAGGTGGTTTGTTTGCGGTGGAAATGGGTGTGGCTGGTAAAGCTGCGTATTTCCTTGAGTGGCCTGCAAGCTGA